The Streptomyces cyaneogriseus subsp. noncyanogenus region AGGACGGCTGGTTCACCTGGGTCCGCACCGCCGGCCCCGACCGGGCCGGATCGCTGGAGGTGCCGCCCCCCGCCGTCCGGGACGCGCTGCGCCCCCTGGAGACGCGCCCGGACGGGCACGGCGACGCCGTCCGCTGCGTCCTGCCCCGCCTCCAGGACGACGCGCTGCACTACCCGCGACTGCCGGGGCGCAGTTCGCTCGCCCGCCGGCTCACCCTGCCGAACGCCCCGGCACCGACCGCTCCGTCGCACACGCCCGCCGTGCCGGACACCGCCGACACGGCGGACGGGACCGAGGAACTGCTGTACGGCCTCGGGCACCTGCTCCGGCGCCTGCACGCCACCCCCCTGCCCGCCGCGCCCGCCGACGGCCGCACACCCCCGCCCATGGTGCGACGGCTGCGCGCGTGGGTCGCCTCACCGGCCGACGGCCCGGCCGAGCGGCTCCACCGCAGGGTGCGCAGCCTGCTCGGCACGCCCCGCTGGCACGGCATCGAGGCATGGCTGGACGACCTCGCGCCGGGTGAACCGCTCGCCCTCGTCCACGGCGCCCCCAGCCTCGGCCGGCTGGTGCCCGCCGAACGGCCCGGCAGCGCGCACGCGCTGGTCACCGGTGAGGACGTCGGATACGCACCCGCGCAGTGGGACGTCGGCTGGGTCGTCGCCGAACTGCGCGAGATGCGGTTCTTCTCCGCCCGGCTCGGCCGCCCCGGCGCCTACTGGGAAGGGCTCGCCCACAGCTTCCTGCGCGGGTACGGCCCGACCTCCGGCGCCCTGGTCGGGCGGGCCGCCGCCCTGCGCGTCCTGCTGCACCTCCTCGACTTCAGCGTCCTGGTCACCTGGGACGACGCGGAGGTCCGCCGCGTCGCCGCGCTGATCGTGCAACTCGTCGACGAAGAGGGAAGTGCCCGGTGACACACCCGCGCCATCCGGCAGCACGCCGCGAGGACCTGGTGGACGACCTCTTCGGGCGCCACGTCGCGGATCCGTACCGCTGGCTGGAGGAGCCCGGCAGCGCCGAGACCCGCGCGTGGCTCGCCGCGCAGGAGAGCCTGTGCCGCGAGGTCCTGGACGGGCTGCCCGGCCGGCGATGGCTGCGCGCCCGGATGGCCGAGCTGCTGGCCCCCGGGGTGACGGGCCCGCCCCTGTGGCGGGGTGAACGGCGCTTCTTCATGCGGCGCCTGCCGGGACAGGAACACGCGGCCCTCCACGTCGCCGACCCGGAGGGAACCGAGCGGGTACTGCTCGACCCCGCCGTCCTGGACCCGACCGGGCGCACCGTCCTGGACACCTGGTACCCGGACCGGGAAGGGCGCCGGATCGCCTACCAGACATCGACGGCCGGGGACGACACCAGCCTCCTGTACGTCCTGGACATCGCCTCCGGCGAACTGGTCGACGGCCCCGTCACCCGCTGCCGCAGATCACCGATCGCCTGGCTCCCGGGCGGTGAGGCGTTCTACTACGTACGGCGCCTGCCCGCCCACCGGGTGCCCCCCGGTGAGGAGCGCTACCACCGGCGCGTGTGGCTGCACCGCGTGGGCACGGACCCCGACAGGGACGACCGGCTCGTCTTCGGCGACGGCGGGCCGCGGACGGCCGTCTACACCGTCGGCGTCAGCGGGGACGCCCGCTGGCTGACCGTGACGAGCACCGTCGGCGCGGCGGGCCGCAACGAGGTGTGGATCGCCGACCTCGCGGCGCACGGCCCGGAGGCACCGGTGTTCACCCCCGTGCAGACGGGTGTCGACGCCCGCACGAGCGCCGTCGCCGGCGGGGACGGACGCCTCTACCTGCTCACCGACCACGACGCCCCCCGCCGGCGGCTCGCGGTCGTCGGCCTGCCGGACCTCACCGCGGACGGAGCCCCCTCGCCGAGCGCCTGGAAGGACCTGATCCCCGAGGATCCGCAGGCCCGGCTGGACCACTTCACCGTCCTGGACTCCCCGGAGCTGGACCGGGCCCTGCTCCTGGCCGTCCGCAACCGCCACACCATCAGCGAGATCACCGTGCACGACCTGGAGACCGGGGAGCGGCTCGGGGACATCGCCACGCCGGGCCAGGGATGGGTGGGGGAGATCCGGGGCCGCCGCCACGAGGCGTGGTTCACCTACACGGACCCGTTCACCCCCATCAGCGTCTTCCGCTGGGACGCGCGCGACGGGAGCACGAGCCTGTGGGCATCGCCGCCGGGGCCCCCGCCCCGCACGCGCGGCGCCGCCCCGGCCCCGCCCGCCGCCGGCACCATGCGCCAGATCACCTGCACGTCCGGCGACGGAACCCCGGTGCGCGTCACGGTCCTCGCGCCCCGGGACGCGCCCGACGGGCCCCGCCCGGCCATCCTGTACGTCTACGGCGGCTTCGGCCTGTCCTACAAACCCCTGTACAGGCCGGAGGTCGCCGCGTGGGTCGAGGCCGGCGGCGTCTACGCCGTGGCCCATGTGCGCGGCGGCGGCGAAGAGGGCGCCGACTGGCACCGGGCCGGTGCCGGGGCCGACAAGCAGAAGTCCGTCGACGACCTCCACGCCGCCGCCGAGCACCTCTGCCGTGAGGGCTGGACCACGCCCTCCCGGCTGGTGCTCAGCGGGGAGTCCAACGGGGGCCTGCTGGTCGCCGCCGCCATGACCCAGCGCCCCGGCCGCTACCGGGCGGTGCTGTGCGCGGCGCCGGTCCTGGACATGGTCCGCTACCGGCACTCCGGTCTCGGGGCCTCCTGGACCGCGGAGTACGGCTCCGCCGAGATCCCCGGGGAACTCGACCGGCTCCTCGCCTACTCGCCCTACCACCGGGTCACCGAGGGGGCGGACTACCCGGCCGTCCTGCTGACGGTCTCCGAGGGGGACGGTGTCGTCGACCCCCTGCACGCGCGCAAGATGTGCGCCGCGCTCCAGCACGCCGCCGGTCCCGAACCCGCCCCGGACGGACGGGGCCTGACCCTGCTGCGGGTCGAGCCGGGTGCCGGTCACGGCGCGCGGGCCACCAGCCGGGCCCTCGACCTCTCGCTGGACCAGCTCGCCTTCGCCGCCTGGCAGTCCGGTCTCCCCCTGCCGCCGCACGCCTCCTGACCTCCCGGCTCCAAAGGCCCGGACGGCAATGCCCCATATCGAGGCGGGTGTTGTTCGCGCGGGTGGCAGCGGGTCATAGTGGATCGCCGCTCACCCGTGGCGACCCGCGACGAGAAGGGGGAGGGATCCGGGCCCTCGGTGAGTCACCGCACCCGGCCCCGTGCGTGCGGTTCTCGGCGGGTACGGAATTGCTTTCCGGAAGATTTTCCGCAGAAAGGTGACGTCGTGACAAATCCGTTCGAAGACCCCGACGCGAGCTATCTGGTCCTCGTCAACGACGAGGGACAGCACTCCCTGTGGCCGACGTTCGCCGCGGTGCCGGAGGGCTGGGAAACCGTGTTCGGCGAAGCCGGCCGCGAGGAGTGCCTGGCCTACATCGAGAAGACGTGGACCGACATGCGGCCCAAGAGCCTCATAGCGGCCATGGAGGGGAAGTAGCCGGCGGCACGCGACGGACACCCCGGCCGGACACGGCGACGGCCGTGCTGCGGACCGGGGGTGCGGCGGACGCCGTGCGCGACGCCGTGGCAGCGCGGCGATTCCGGTGTCGGCGGCCGGCCGGGAGAACCGGCCGGCCGCCCGCGGACGTGCCCGCGTGTCGCGCGCCGCGTCCCCGTGCGCCGGGTGGGCCAGGACCGGCAGGGATGTATTAGGTTAGGCTCACCTAAGCGGCGGGTGGTCCCCGGTTTCCCGTCGTGTCCCCTGCCTCACCCAGGAGTCCGCATGACGGCGACGCCCGCCGCCGAGCTGTCCAGCCTCGCGTCCGCCCGGTCGCGGGACCCGCGACGCTGGCTGATCCTCGGCGTGATCTGCCTGGCCCAGCTCGTCGTCATCCTCGACAACACGATCCTCAACGTCGCCGTGCCCACGCTCACCGCGGACCTCGGCGCCGGAACCGCCGATGTGCAGTGGATCATCAACGCCTATGTCCTGGTGCAGGCGGGGCTGCTGCTCGCGGCCGGCGCGGCCGCCGACCGGTACGGCCGCAGGCGTCTGCTCCTGACCGGCCTCGTCCTCTTCGGCGCCGGCTCGCTCGCGGCCGCGCTCGCGCACGGCACCGGCCAGCTGATCGCCGCTCGCGCGGGCATGGGCGTGGGCGGAGCGCTGCTGCTGACCACCACGCTCGCCGTCGCCGTCCAGGTCTTCGACGAGGCGGAGCGCGTCCGCGCCATCGGCATCTGGGCCGCCGTCAACGCCCTGGGCTTCGCGGCGGGGCCGCTCGTCGGCGGAGCCCTCCTCGAGTACTTCTGGTGGGGCTCCCTCTTCCTCGTCAACCTGCCCGTCGTCGTCCTCGGCCTGTGCGCCGTCGCCGTCCTCGTCCCCGAGAGCAAGGCCGAGCGGAGCGAGCGCCCCGATCTCCTCGGCGCTCTCATGTCCACGGTCGCGATGACCACGCTCGTCTACGCCGTCGTCTCCGGCCCCGACCACGGCTGGACGTCGCCGTACGTCCTCACCGGCGCGGGGCTCGGCGTCTGCGCCCTGACCGCGTTCGTCGTCTGGGAGCGCCGGGTGGACCACCCCATGCTGGACATGGGCTTCTTCCGTGACCGGACCTTCACCGGGGCCGTGTTCGGGGCGGTACTGATCACCTTCGGCAGCGGCGGCGCCCTGTACCTGCTGACGCAGCAGCTCCAGTTCGTACTGGGATACGGGCCGTTGGAGGCGGGCCTGCGCACCGCGCCGTTCGCGCTGACCGTCGTCGTACTCAACTTCACCGGCCTGTCCGCCCGGTTGAGCGAGCGCCTCGGCATCCCGGGCGCGGTGGCCGTCGGCATGACCCTGCTGGCCTGCGGTCTCGCCGCCGTCGCGCTCGCCGGGCGGATCGTGGACGGCTACGGGGGGTTGCTGACAGGACTCGTCCTGATGGGCGTGGGCTGCGCGTTCGCCAACCCGGCCATGGCCGTCGCCGTGCTCGGCGCCCTGCCGCGCGACAAGGCGGGCGCCGGCGCGGGCATCGAGGGCACGGTCACCGAGTTCGGCAGCGGTCTCGGTGTCGCCGTCCTCGGGGCCGTCCTCAGCGCCCGCTTCTCCGCGCTGGTGCCGGTGACCGCGGCCTCGCTGCCGACCGCGCTGGCCGCCGCGGACTCCGCGGCCGAACGGCAGGCGGTGACGCGGGCGTTCGGATCCGCTCTGGAGGCCGGGCAGCTCGTGGGGGCGGCGGCCGTGCTGGCCGGGGGGCTGGTGGCGGCCGGGCTGCTGCGGCGGGCGCAACGCTCTCCCGCGCAGGCGCCCGCCGCCACGCATCCGGCGTGAGCGTGCGGCCGCAGCCGCCGGGGCGGTCGGCTCAGTGGTGGAAGGCCAGCAGCTTGGCGATGCCGTTGCGCTGGATCTCCGAGGTGCCGGTGAGGACGCGGAACATGCGGATCTTGCGGAACAGGTACTCGATCTCGTTCCCCTGGGTGAGACCTTCCTTGCCGTGGATCTGGACGGCCTCGTCGAGGATGCGGAAGGCGGACTCGGCGACGAACAGCTTGCACATGAACGCTTCGGTGTGCACCTCACGGCCCTCGTCCAGGGCCGCCAGCGCCGCATAGGTCATCGAGCGCGCGGCGTAGTAGCCGGTGGCCATGTCGGCGACCTTGTGCTGGATGGCCTGGAGCGTGAGCAGGGGCTGTCCGCCCGCCACCGTGCGGGTCCGGGTGCGGTCCAGGGTCAGGGCGAGGGCGCGCCGGGTGGCACCGAGGACGGTGGGACAGTGCAGCAGCCGGTTCGTGGTGACCCGGCCGAGCGCGATCCGCATGCCCTTGCCCTCCTCGCCCAGGAGGTTGGCGGCGGGGACATGGCAGTCCTCCAGGACGATGTCGCTCTCGATGTGCTCGCCGGACATCGGGGTGGCCCCGTCCTCGACCCGGCAGCCGGGACTGTCGAGGTCGACGAGGAAGGCGGAGAAGCGCGGCTTGTCGCCCTCCTGTTCACCCGTGCCGGCCATACGGGCGACGACGATCGCGAAGTCGGCGAACGGACCGGCCGAGGAGAAGACCTTGTGGCCGGTCAGCCGGTAGCCGTCGCCGTCGGGCACGGCGACGGTGCGCATGGAACGCACGTCGGAGCCCGCGTCCGTCTCGGTGAGGGAGAAGCAGCAGGCGCGCTCGCCCCGGATCAAGGGCAGCAGGTAGGTCTCCAACTGGTGCGGGGTGGCGTGCCGGAGGATGTCGCCCGCGCGCAGCGGCCCGCCCATGTCCCCCAGGACGCAGTGGGCGAGGACGCGTCCGCTGGCGCCGATCTCCTCCTTCAACGCGGCGAGCTGGGTGTGGGTGAGGTTCTGCCCGCCGTACTCCTCGGGCAGGTGGACGCCGTAGAAGCCGAGTTGGCGGCTGCGGCGCCAGACCGGCTGGAGGTCGGCGCGGGTGAGGCGGCTGGTGGGGATGAGGCCGCGGTCGCGTTCGTAGTCGGCGAGCTCGCCGTCGAGGTAGTCGCGCAGCCGGCCGACGAGTTCGGCGGTGCGCGGGTCGTCGTAGGCGGGGCGCAGGGAGAAGGTCATGGGGACTCCGGGACGGTGAGGGTCAGTTGACGCGGCGGGCCGCGCCGGACCAGAACGGTTCGCGTACGGCCTTGCGGTCGAGCTTGCCGTTGCGGTTGTGGGGCAGTTCGGCCACGAAGTCGACCGAGCGGGGCTTCTTGAAGCGGTCCAGGCGGTCGGCGCAGAAGGCGATCAGCTCGTCGGCGGTGACGGCGGCGCCGGTGTGCGGTACGACGACGGCCTTGACGGCCTCGCCCCACCGCTCGTCGGGCACGCCGACCACACAGGCTTCCCGGACGGCGGGGTGCTCGTAGAGGGCGGCCTCGACCTCGGTGCAGTAGATGTTGAACCCACC contains the following coding sequences:
- a CDS encoding phosphotransferase, with product MTVVAKYGSGLVRTQVVADEDGWFTWVRTAGPDRAGSLEVPPPAVRDALRPLETRPDGHGDAVRCVLPRLQDDALHYPRLPGRSSLARRLTLPNAPAPTAPSHTPAVPDTADTADGTEELLYGLGHLLRRLHATPLPAAPADGRTPPPMVRRLRAWVASPADGPAERLHRRVRSLLGTPRWHGIEAWLDDLAPGEPLALVHGAPSLGRLVPAERPGSAHALVTGEDVGYAPAQWDVGWVVAELREMRFFSARLGRPGAYWEGLAHSFLRGYGPTSGALVGRAAALRVLLHLLDFSVLVTWDDAEVRRVAALIVQLVDEEGSAR
- a CDS encoding prolyl oligopeptidase family serine peptidase codes for the protein MTHPRHPAARREDLVDDLFGRHVADPYRWLEEPGSAETRAWLAAQESLCREVLDGLPGRRWLRARMAELLAPGVTGPPLWRGERRFFMRRLPGQEHAALHVADPEGTERVLLDPAVLDPTGRTVLDTWYPDREGRRIAYQTSTAGDDTSLLYVLDIASGELVDGPVTRCRRSPIAWLPGGEAFYYVRRLPAHRVPPGEERYHRRVWLHRVGTDPDRDDRLVFGDGGPRTAVYTVGVSGDARWLTVTSTVGAAGRNEVWIADLAAHGPEAPVFTPVQTGVDARTSAVAGGDGRLYLLTDHDAPRRRLAVVGLPDLTADGAPSPSAWKDLIPEDPQARLDHFTVLDSPELDRALLLAVRNRHTISEITVHDLETGERLGDIATPGQGWVGEIRGRRHEAWFTYTDPFTPISVFRWDARDGSTSLWASPPGPPPRTRGAAPAPPAAGTMRQITCTSGDGTPVRVTVLAPRDAPDGPRPAILYVYGGFGLSYKPLYRPEVAAWVEAGGVYAVAHVRGGGEEGADWHRAGAGADKQKSVDDLHAAAEHLCREGWTTPSRLVLSGESNGGLLVAAAMTQRPGRYRAVLCAAPVLDMVRYRHSGLGASWTAEYGSAEIPGELDRLLAYSPYHRVTEGADYPAVLLTVSEGDGVVDPLHARKMCAALQHAAGPEPAPDGRGLTLLRVEPGAGHGARATSRALDLSLDQLAFAAWQSGLPLPPHAS
- a CDS encoding MbtH family protein, coding for MTNPFEDPDASYLVLVNDEGQHSLWPTFAAVPEGWETVFGEAGREECLAYIEKTWTDMRPKSLIAAMEGK
- a CDS encoding MFS transporter → MTATPAAELSSLASARSRDPRRWLILGVICLAQLVVILDNTILNVAVPTLTADLGAGTADVQWIINAYVLVQAGLLLAAGAAADRYGRRRLLLTGLVLFGAGSLAAALAHGTGQLIAARAGMGVGGALLLTTTLAVAVQVFDEAERVRAIGIWAAVNALGFAAGPLVGGALLEYFWWGSLFLVNLPVVVLGLCAVAVLVPESKAERSERPDLLGALMSTVAMTTLVYAVVSGPDHGWTSPYVLTGAGLGVCALTAFVVWERRVDHPMLDMGFFRDRTFTGAVFGAVLITFGSGGALYLLTQQLQFVLGYGPLEAGLRTAPFALTVVVLNFTGLSARLSERLGIPGAVAVGMTLLACGLAAVALAGRIVDGYGGLLTGLVLMGVGCAFANPAMAVAVLGALPRDKAGAGAGIEGTVTEFGSGLGVAVLGAVLSARFSALVPVTAASLPTALAAADSAAERQAVTRAFGSALEAGQLVGAAAVLAGGLVAAGLLRRAQRSPAQAPAATHPA
- a CDS encoding acyl-CoA dehydrogenase family protein, which translates into the protein MTFSLRPAYDDPRTAELVGRLRDYLDGELADYERDRGLIPTSRLTRADLQPVWRRSRQLGFYGVHLPEEYGGQNLTHTQLAALKEEIGASGRVLAHCVLGDMGGPLRAGDILRHATPHQLETYLLPLIRGERACCFSLTETDAGSDVRSMRTVAVPDGDGYRLTGHKVFSSAGPFADFAIVVARMAGTGEQEGDKPRFSAFLVDLDSPGCRVEDGATPMSGEHIESDIVLEDCHVPAANLLGEEGKGMRIALGRVTTNRLLHCPTVLGATRRALALTLDRTRTRTVAGGQPLLTLQAIQHKVADMATGYYAARSMTYAALAALDEGREVHTEAFMCKLFVAESAFRILDEAVQIHGKEGLTQGNEIEYLFRKIRMFRVLTGTSEIQRNGIAKLLAFHH